CGATCAACATAGTTGATGATCATCGCCAGAAACAGCAGTACGACCACCAGCCAGCGATATGATCCGAACGCTCGCACTGGTTTGAGCTGGGTCATTGACGTTCAAATCCGCGATAGCGAAGGAGGGGGTGCTGACTGGATCAGCGTGTTTGATCGAAGCCGTTGCGCGCTGGTTTGTTGGTGCGGTGCGTGACTTCAGTGTCAGGCAATATCCTGAAAATACGCAACCACTTCGCCCTTCAACTTGAACGTCATCGCATTGCCGCGACGGTCCAGCGATTTGCCGACCGGCACGCGAATCCAACCTTCGCTGATGCAGTATTCCTCGACGTTGGTTTTCTCTTCATTGTTGAAACGAATACCGATACCGCGCTCCAGCAATGCGGCGTCGTAAAACTTGCTCTTAGGATTTACATCCAGACGATCGGGAGGCGTGTCGCTCATCGGTTCGATACTCAAAGGAATTCGTCGCATGATAGCGGGTGAGGTTGCTCGGGTTCCATCGCGACGCGCACAGCAGTTTTTGCGATGCGGATTATTGCGTGGGGTTGCGGCGGCATTACCACGGAATATCGCGGCCGTCCCACGCAATAAATCGCCCGCTGTCGGACGGTTTTAATCCGGCCACGATAGCCAGCAACTGGCGCGCCGCGCGTTCGGGCGTGAACAGCTTTTCCGTCGGCACATTGCTTTGAAACGGCAGCGACAGCGGAGTATCCACCGTGCCCGGATGCAACAGCACGCATGTTGTGTGCGGATGCGTGCGCCGCAATTCGACCGCCAGCGTTCGGTAGAGCTGGTTTTGCGCCGCCTTCGACGCGCGATACGCATACCAACCGCCGAGTTGGTTGTCACCGATCGAGCCGACCCGCGCTGACAGCGACGCCAGCACGCTGGGTTGCGTATGCTTCAAGCGCGGCAGCAATGCGCGCGCCAGCAGGATCGGCGCAAACGCGTTCAACGCAAAAACTTCCGCCAGCGTTTCGGCATTCAATTGCACCACCGATTTTTCGGGTCGCACACCCGGCGCATGCAGAATACCCGCGGCATTAAAAATCAGATGCAAGCGATCGGTCGTCGCCGCCACGCGTACCGCAAGCGCGGTGAGATCATCTGCGCGCGTGATATCTGCAGATAAACAAACCAGCCGATCGCCGTGCCGCGCGACCAGTGCGGCGAGCGCATCGTTATGCTCGGCCGTGCGCGCAACCGCGATCACGCGCGCCACCTGCGCATGCGCGAGCAAAGCCCTCACCACCGCTAGTCCGATGCCGCTACTGGCGCCGGTAACGAGCGCGTTTGCGGGAGCATCCAGCCCTTGAATAATCTGATCGGGAATCATGCGTTCGCGATGCTCATCGTCGGTGTGTCTCCACAGCTGGCACGGCGCAGTATGCCTCACTCTCGCCACGGTCGCGGGGTCGATTCGCGTAGCGTCGAACTTGGCGCATTCGCGTTTTCTAGCGGATGATCAAGTTCCTTTCGGCACTTATTTCGCTGTCGAAATTCGAGTTGGATTGCCACTGCTGTTTCGCATGCAAATAATTACAGACTGTTGCGCAAGCAGCGGCTGTCCGGCTGATTGTTGATAGGTTGGAAGTGCTCGCGATTCTCGGGCAGTCCAGAGAGTGGCCGCTCGTGGCCTGCGGGACGAAATGATTGGAGGTCTGAAGTGGCACGTGCAATTATCGTCAAGAAAGTCGGCCGCACGGCGGCTGGAAAATCAGTTGCCAACCCAGTCGGCAAGTCGAAGCCGAGGGCGCAAAAACCCATTGATCCCACGCCTGCGCAAATCGTCGCCACGACGCTGCCGGCCGCCATGACTGGCAGGGCAAGCCCCGCCAAGGCCAAAGAGGGAGACGACCCGGTTTTTGCGTACATCCGTAGCCTGCCGCAGCCGCAACGGGGCATCGCTGAGCGCGTCGATGCCCTGGCGGCCAAGACGCTGCCGGCGTTGCAGCGATCCGTGAAGTGGGGAATGTCGTGGTATGGCGTTGGTGACGGCTGGTGCTTCTGCTGCGGCGGCTTCGCCGGCCACGTCAAGCTCACGTTTGGGCGCGGAACCGCACTCAAGCCCGTACCACCAGTTACACCGATAGGGATGGGCAAGGACTCGCGGGGCGTGGACCTCGAATCGGTCGACGACCTCAACGAACGCCAGGTAGCGTCGTGGATGAAACAAGCCGCCGCGATGCCCGGCTTTGGAGGGAAAAAGCGATGAGTCCAGCGAATGCCGGCCAGTGGCTACGCAACGCGCAAAATTCTAGGTTCGAATCAGGACACCACAGACGCCAATCGCGAATTGGGCAGACCGGACGGTACAGGCTGTTCGGTTTCAAACCGATCAATCGGACACGCTTGAACGCCTAGCGACGAGCCCCCTCAATTTGTCGGGGAGGTTCTGGATCAGCTATCTCGTACCCCATTTTGTCGGCCAATTTACCGACTGTGGAACTGCACAGGGTCCGGACAATCTGAGGCCCGATTTCCCATTCACCCTAGAGATTCAGACCATCTTCGTCAAGCGTACTTATCATGGTCTGCCTTCGTTTTATGGGCGTGTACCCGGCGCCGTTTAGGTTGGCGGTTGAAACGCTGTGAAAACCGCCAACTGCGCAGCGAAAGCGCGCTGGAATGCAGGTCGCGTCTCGCCGCGAGCGACATAGGCGGCAAGGTTGGGGTACTCGTCCAGTATCCCCGTTGGCCTCGATCGGAACAGCACACCGATCATCATAAGGTCACCGGTGCTAAACGCACCAT
The sequence above is drawn from the Pseudolysobacter antarcticus genome and encodes:
- a CDS encoding DUF3297 family protein, which produces MSDTPPDRLDVNPKSKFYDAALLERGIGIRFNNEEKTNVEEYCISEGWIRVPVGKSLDRRGNAMTFKLKGEVVAYFQDIA
- a CDS encoding SDR family NAD(P)-dependent oxidoreductase; this translates as MIPDQIIQGLDAPANALVTGASSGIGLAVVRALLAHAQVARVIAVARTAEHNDALAALVARHGDRLVCLSADITRADDLTALAVRVAATTDRLHLIFNAAGILHAPGVRPEKSVVQLNAETLAEVFALNAFAPILLARALLPRLKHTQPSVLASLSARVGSIGDNQLGGWYAYRASKAAQNQLYRTLAVELRRTHPHTTCVLLHPGTVDTPLSLPFQSNVPTEKLFTPERAARQLLAIVAGLKPSDSGRFIAWDGRDIPW
- a CDS encoding DUF1801 domain-containing protein — its product is MARAIIVKKVGRTAAGKSVANPVGKSKPRAQKPIDPTPAQIVATTLPAAMTGRASPAKAKEGDDPVFAYIRSLPQPQRGIAERVDALAAKTLPALQRSVKWGMSWYGVGDGWCFCCGGFAGHVKLTFGRGTALKPVPPVTPIGMGKDSRGVDLESVDDLNERQVASWMKQAAAMPGFGGKKR